In Dyadobacter sp. NIV53, a single window of DNA contains:
- a CDS encoding AraC family transcriptional regulator: MDLGEIEIKENITAEQRDHLRIALMESGLELMDDKKAMLIEKIKHVILEMVHYTDKLPGVKNSDYISYRLNHDYTYLANIFSEAKGTTIEHYIIAHKIERVKELISYDELNLTQISYILNYSSVAHLSSQFKKVTGLTPSFYKQHKNNKRIMLENV, translated from the coding sequence ATGGATTTAGGCGAAATAGAGATTAAAGAAAATATAACAGCAGAACAACGAGATCATTTAAGAATCGCTTTAATGGAATCTGGCCTTGAATTAATGGATGATAAAAAAGCCATGCTCATTGAAAAAATAAAGCATGTTATTTTAGAAATGGTACATTATACCGATAAGCTTCCAGGAGTAAAAAATTCGGATTATATCAGTTACCGGCTAAATCATGACTATACATATTTGGCTAATATCTTTTCAGAGGCAAAAGGCACTACTATTGAGCATTATATTATTGCTCATAAAATTGAACGTGTTAAAGAATTGATTTCATATGATGAGCTCAATCTAACCCAAATATCTTATATACTGAATTACAGCAGTGTAGCACATTTATCAAGTCAATTTAAAAAAGTCACCGGACTAACTCCCTCTTTTTATAAGCAGCATAAGAACAATAAACGCATCATGCTGGAAAATGTGTGA